The genomic region ATTTCATGCTGAGAAAGTGTCTCACGTTGCTGTCCTAGTCTTTAGGAATTCAatagtttgttttatttgtttcctaGTTAATAGCAGTTGGTTTATAATGCCTATTTTCATGTGTTTTCAGTTCTATTGTAAAGCCTATTTATAGGCTCTttctttatcaataaaaatgtgAGAGTTTTACCATTCATATACGTCTCTTTTATTCTGTATCAGTGGTATCAGAGCCCAATAGAAAAGCAAGAGAGACAGAGTCCCCAAACAGTATTGATGGCTTCAGATTCAAATTTTGTGCAAGCGGCAATCCCACGTTTTGATGGTCACTATGACCATTGGAGTATGCTAATGGAGAATTTTCTACGGTCCAAAGAGTATTGGCCAATTGTTGAATCTGGAATTCAAGCACCAGCACCAAATACAGTCTTGACAGATGCCCAGAAAACAGAGTTGGAAGGGAGAAAGCTCAAAGATTTGAAggcaaaaaattatcttttccAGGCAATTGATCGTCCCATCTTGGAAACAATTCTTAGCAAAGAAACTTCCAAAGATATTTGGGATTCCATGCAGAAGAAATATGAAGGCTCTGCTAGAGTGAAGCGTGCACAGCTTCAAGCTTTGAGAAGAAATTTTGAGACTTTACAAATGAAGGATGGAGAATCTGTCACCAGCTACTGTGCCAGGACTATGGAGATTAGCAACAAAATGCGCTTTCATGGTGAGAAGATGGAAGATGTCACCATTGTTGAAAAGATATTGCGTTCCCTGACACCAAAGTTTGATTATGTGGTGTGTTCCATTGAAGAATCGAAAGACATAGATGCATTTTCTCTTGATGAACTACAGAGCTCCTTGCTGGTCCATGAACAGAAGATGAACCGAAGTTCAACTTCAGAggagcaagctttaaaggcttCTACCTCTACTCATTTCTCAAACTCTAGAGGAAGGGGTAGAGGTAGAGGTAGAGGTAGATGAAAGGGAGATCGTGGCAATAGAGATGGCAGCAGGCATTTCAAAGCCGATGATGGTCAATTTCAGGGCAAAGGCAGAGGACGAGATCAacattttgacaaatccaaggTAGAGTGCTTTAGATGTCATAAATTTGGACACTATCATTCTGAATGTTACACTAGGTTGCCTACAGACAAAGAAAAGGAACCACAATCGAATTTTGCTGAAAAGAAGGAAGTGGAAACTTTGTTAATGGCTGTTCAAGCTAATCAGGAACCTGAATCTGATGTTTGGTATGTTGATACGGGCTGCAGTAACCACGTGTGGAAGtaagtcttctttttcttatttaaatgaATGCTTTCGTTCTACAGTAAGTTTTGGTGATTGTTCCACTGTGAAAGTGATTGGAAAAGGTGATATAAAGATAAGAACCAAGAATGGTTTTGTAGAAACAATTTCTAATGTCTTTTACGTTCCTGACTTGAAAAGCAATTTGTTAAGTGCTGGCCAATTGCAAGAAAAGGGTTATGTAATCACTTTTCAAAAGGGTGTTTGTGAGATTTATGATCCTACTAGAGGAGCCATTGCTGTTGTGCAAATGAGTTCAAACAGGTTGTTTCCATTGAAGATTACAAGTGTGCAATCTTGTTTAGTAGCCGAAGTAAAGGATTCTTCTTGGTTGTGGCATTTTCGTTATGGCCACTTGAGTTTTGGTGGATTGAAGACCCTCCAACAAAAGAACATGGTTACGGGACTTCCTCAAATTACAACATCTTCTCAAGTTTGTGAAGAATGTGTTGTTAGCAAACAACACCGTAATCAATTCCCACAAGGAAAATCTTGGAGAGCGAAGAAAGCATTGGAGCTTGTTCATTCTGACATTTGTGGACCGATAACACCATGTTCTAATGGAGGTAAAAGATACTTAATTACCTTCATTGATGATTATACTCGAAAAACTTGGGTTTATTTTTTACAGGAAAAATCAGAAGCTTTTTGTGCATTTAAAAGTTTCAAGGCTAGTGTGGAAAATGAAACAGGAAACACCATTAAGACCCTTCGAACAGATCGTGGTGGAGAATATTGCTCAaccaaatttgaagttttttgtgAAGATCATGGCATTCGAAGAGAGCTGACAGCAGCTTATACaccccaacaaaatggtgtatcAGAGAGGAAAAACAGAACCATCCTCAATATGGTGAGAAGCTTGTTGACAAGAGGGAGAATTCCAAAATCCTTTTGGCCTGAAGCTGTAAATTGGAGTATTCACATCTTGAACAGAAGTCCTACATTTGCTGTTCAAAATATGACACCAGAGGAAGCATGGAGCGGAAGGAAACCTGTTGTAGatcatttttggatttttgggtGTATTGCCTATGCCCATATTCCAGATGAGAAAAGGAGGAAGCTAGATAACAAGGgagaaaaatgcatttttcttGGTGTTAGTGATAAGTCAAAGGCTTATAAACTATACAATCCTAGCACCATGAAAATTGTCATCAGTCGTGATGTGGTGTTTGATGAAGAAGGCACCTGGTCATGGAATCAAAATGGTGTTAAAGAAAGTATTCCAGcagattttgatgatgaagagaaAGGGCAGCAGCCTATGGAGAATGAGCAAGAAGAGGAAGTCACTCAAAATGCTCCAATAGCTGATCAAAGCTCACTTACAACTGAATCACAAAGGCCTCAACGTGTTCGAAAAAGACCAGCATGGATGTATGATTATGATGTAACTGGAATTGATCAATCTGAAGACCCACTCATTCACTTTGCTCTGTTTTCAGATTGTGATCCTACCAATTTTGAAGCGGCTGTCATAGAACCAAAATGGAGAAAGGCTATGGATGCTGAAATTTCAGCCATTGAAAGAAATGATACATGGGAGCTATGTGATCTTCCAAAAGGGCAGAAGACAATTGGTGTAAAGTGGGTTTACAAGACAAAACTGAAGGAGAATGGTGAGGTTGACAAGCACAAGGCACGTTTGGTAGCTAAGGGCTACAAGCAGGAGTTTGGTGTTGATTATAAAGAAGTTTTTGCTCCGGTTGCAAGGCATGATACAATCAGATTGGTGATTGCTATGGCAGCTCAGAACTCATGGCCTATCTTCCAGTTGGACGTGAAATCAGCATTCCTCCATGGAGATTTGAAAGAAGAGGTATTTATTGATCAACCTCCTGGTTATGTAAAACTTGACAATGAGCATAAAGTGTATAAGTTAAAGAAAGCTCTATATGGATTAAAACAAGCTCCACGGGCTTGGTATAATCGTATagaaacttattttttgaaggAAGGTTTTCAAAAATGTCCTTACGAATGTacactttttataaaaattgaagatGGAGGAAAGATGCTCATTGTTTGCTTATATGTAGATGATCTAATCTATACTGGAAATAATACAACCATGTTTGAAAGCTTTAAGAAATCTATGATGGTTGAATTTGAAATGTCTGATCTTGGTATGTTGCATTACTTCCTTGGCATAGAAGTAGTGCAATCAATTAATGGGATCTTTATTTCTCAAAAGAAGTATGTGCAAGATGTTTTGGACAGGTTTCAGATGAAGGATTGCAATCCTGTAAGCACTCCAACTGAGTTTGGCTTGAAGCTAAACAAAGATCATG from Castanea sativa cultivar Marrone di Chiusa Pesio chromosome 11, ASM4071231v1 harbors:
- the LOC142616936 gene encoding uncharacterized protein LOC142616936, translating into MASDSNFVQAAIPRFDGHYDHWSMLMENFLRSKEYWPIVESGIQAPAPNTVLTDAQKTELEGRKLKDLKAKNYLFQAIDRPILETILSKETSKDIWDSMQKKYEGSARVKRAQLQALRRNFETLQMKDGESVTSYCARTMEISNKMRFHGEKMEDVTIVEKILRSLTPKFDYVVCSIEESKDIDAFSLDELQSSLLVHEQKMNRSSTSEEQALKASTSTHFSNSRGRGRGRGRGR